The DNA sequence GCAGTAAAGCCTTCCTGGCGGTATATGAAGCTGCTGAAGCTCTTTGCCGTGAACTGGCAGGGGTGCCCGAAAATTATAAAGTCCTGTTCGTCCAGGGGGGCGCTTCGACCCAGTTCTTCACGATTCCCATGAACCTGCTCTCCAAGGATCAGACTGCTGACTACCTTGTGACCGGTTCCTGGTCGAAAAAAGCGGTTAAAGAAGCCAAGATGTTTGGTAATGTGAATGTCGCCTGCAGCAGTGAAGATCAGAACTTCTCTTACATCCCGGAAGAAGTCAACTACAGTGAAAAGCCGGCTTATGTGCACTTCACTTCGAACAACACCATCTACGGAACCGAATTCGCCAGTGAGCCTGAAGTTCCCGGCGATACGCCGCTGATTTGCGATGCCAGCAGCGATATCTTTTCCCGTCCGCTGGATATCAGCAAATACGGAATCGTCTATGCCGGTGCTCAGAAAAACCTGGGACCCAGCGGTGTGACGCTTGTGATCATTCGCGATGATCTGATCGAGCAGGGCCCCAGTGACATTCCTACCATGCTGCAGTATCGGACCCATTCTGAAGCTGGTTCGATGTATAATACTCCGCCGACTTTCGGGATTTATATTCTGGGGCAGGTTCTGCAATGGCTGAAAGACCAGGGCGGATTGTCAGTCATGCAGGAGAAGAACCAGGCGAAAGCCGGTAAGCTGTATGATTACCTGGATCAGAGTAAGCTGTTCAAGCCGACTGCGGCGAAGAAAGACCGTTCGCTGATGAACGTCACTTTCGTAACCGGCGATGCCGACCTGGATGCGAAATTCATCGCCCAGGCGACCGCAGCAGGTCTGGATGGTCTGAAAGGACACCGTAGTGTCGGCGGCATGCGTGCCAGCATTTATAATGCATTCCCGGAAGCGGGCGTCGACAAGTTAATTGAAACCATGAGTCAGTTCGAACAGGAAAATGCCTCTTGAATCAACCCCAGGACGATAAAGCACATGCGGATATAGGGCTGGTCTGTGCTCTGCCGATGGAGGTCCAGCCGTTTCTGGACCGCTGCGAGCACCTCAAAAAGTACACCGGCGGTTCGTATGTGTTTCGGGGTGGTTTTCTGGATCGAATCAAAGTTGCTGTGGTGCAGACGGGAGTGGGCTTTGCCCGCGCCCGGGCTGCGACCCAGGCGTTGATCGACGCACACTCTCCACCATGGGTTCTTTCCATTGGTTTCTCGGGGGCACTGCGATCCGGGATGCGAGTGGGGGATATCGTGGTCGCGACGTCGATCTGTGATCTACATGGACAGGAGCTGACGAATGACGTCCATTTTCCGGAAGATCCGGAGAACGGGCTCTATGTTGGCCGGATTCTCAATGCTGATGAAATCGTCCGGACCGTCGAGGAGAAACAGAAACTGGCCGCGGAGTATGACGCGCTGGCCGTCGATCTGGAAAGCCTTGCGGTGGCCCAAGTCTGTCACGCTCAACAACGGGGATTCATGGCGATCCGGGTGATCAGCGATGACTGCTCAACAGACTTGCCCAAAGAAGTGCTCTCAATTTTAGGGGAGACGGGGGCCGTGCGTGCGGGCGCTGCACTGGGAGCGGTCTTCAAGCGTCCGGAAAGTATCAAAGAGATGTGGAAGATGCGGGGCGATGCGTCCCGCGCTGCCACTCGCCTGGCCAGCTTTCTGGAAGGAGTGGTTGTGCAACTCTACGATGCCCGGCATTAGTAATCAACGATGGTCTCGCCGCCGACGGGCGTGCTCAGTGCTTTGAGAATGGCAGGGTCGATATTGCGATCGACAAACAATACTCGACCATCGCAGAACAGCACATGATTTCCTCCCCGGGAAAGCGATTTCTTCCCTGGTCCAATGACTGCGGAGGGGACTGTTAATGAGCTGGGGTCTCCCCAGGGTTTGAATCCTTCTCCGAGTTCGACGGCCATGATGGTATTTGACGATCCATCCGTGATGGATTCCCGTATTTTCATGCCTTGATTCTGTTTCAGAACTAATTTGTCGCCTGCAAAGTGAGAGAGCGAATAATCTGCCCGGGATCGGGGCTGGCTGGTGTTTGGGCTCAGGTAGACGGAGATTTCGTGTTGGAACGGGGGCGGTTTTCCGGAGCGTCCCACGACTTCTGGAAGTCAATCTGTTTGAAAACAGACTCGTGGTCGAGATAGGGAAGAATCAAAGCCTGCCAACTCTGGAAGGGATGATCTTTGCTGTCTGAGAGGGCGCCTGGAGGAAATGTGGTATTCTGCTCATGGTATATGTGTAGAGCCAGACCGATCTGCTTCAGATGATTCTTGGTAACAGACCGCCGCCGACCGCTGGACCTGAAGAACTGCATGTCGAGCAGAGGGATCAGGATGGCAACAGCGATTAACAGAACTAGAACCAGATTGACTGGATCAAATCTGCGGCGGGCAATTATCGGAGATGATACATTTTCATGGGGGCGAGAAAACTGTTCCGGTAAACTGTCTGCAGACTGAAATTGCCGGTCTGTCCCCTGCCGGATCAGATCTGTTTTTGTGATTTTTCCTGTTGTCAGGAGATCTTCCAGTTCCTGATCTGAATACGGTCCCGTGATTTGCTCGTTACGTTTCAGGTACCAGTCAGCCATGGAACTCTTTCAGTATGAATTAGAACTCTCCCACGATTTCGCCACCAGCAGGGGTACTCAACGCTTCCAGAACACCGGGGTCAATGTTTTCTGAGACGAAGCGCACAGATCCGTCTCCCAGCATGACGTGGCTGCCGCCGCGGAACGCGGATTTCGCACCTGAGCCAATATAGTCGACGGGATTCCCAAAATTCGTGGGATCTCCCCAGGCTTTGAAATTATCTCCCGCTTCAAATGCGAGTATGGTATTCGAAGTACCATCTGTGATGTTCCGGATCCGCAGGTGGCTGTTTTCGTTTAACGCTTGCTCATTGGCCATATAATGTGACAATGCCAGACCGGCGGGAGTATATTTATCCTCGATCTGTGGGTTCAGGTAGACAGGTAGTTCCAGCTGAAACAGAGTCTGATTTTGTGGGGCAAACCAGGGCTCATTAAAATCGACTCGATTGTAGAGCGGTGCGTTGTCTACGAAAGGCAGAATATAGGTCTGCCAGCTGTGGTAGGGAGTACCATCGGTGCGGGCAGTTCCTCCTGGTGGAAATACTCTGTGGGTATCGTGGTAATTGTGCATGCCAATTGCGATCATCTTCAGGTTATTTTTTGAGTGTGATCGGCGGGCGGCGTCACGTGCCGACAGGATGGCTGGCAGCAGTAATGCCATCAGGACGAGCACAATCAGAATTCCACCTCCCCCCAGCACGGCGATGATAAAAAGCGTTGATTTCTTATTTTTTGTTGCTGGCTCGCGGGAGGAGGAAACCGTTTCAAAATCCTCGTCCGGTAACAGACCGGGAATCTGGTGTGCCTCAATGAACGAGCCGTCTTCTCCCTTGCGGATGAGGTCTGTGTCTTTGATGCGTCCCTCTGTAGCCAGTTCCTTGAGACGCTGCTGAGTCAGAGGGCCAGCGATTTCAGAGCCTCGTTTCACGTACCAGTTTGCCATCCTGCTTAACTCCTTCGGGAAATGATCTTGATATTCGTTCAGCATACCCGGCTGTTGATCTGGGGTACAGAGGGATAGGCAATACTTTGAATATTTATTGCTTTTGATGATGAAGAAAAGATTAGAAATCACCAGTCGAATCGGCACTGGAGGGGGTGCTCAACGCTTTGAGAATGGCCGGATCGATGTCTTTCGAAATTAAGCGTACGGATCCATCACACATCAGAGCCTGATTTCCATCGGCGAATGAGGAAACTTTGTCCGGTCCGATAATCTTCTGC is a window from the Gimesia benthica genome containing:
- a CDS encoding DUF1559 family PulG-like putative transporter translates to MANWYVKRGSEIAGPLTQQRLKELATEGRIKDTDLIRKGEDGSFIEAHQIPGLLPDEDFETVSSSREPATKNKKSTLFIIAVLGGGGILIVLVLMALLLPAILSARDAARRSHSKNNLKMIAIGMHNYHDTHRVFPPGGTARTDGTPYHSWQTYILPFVDNAPLYNRVDFNEPWFAPQNQTLFQLELPVYLNPQIEDKYTPAGLALSHYMANEQALNENSHLRIRNITDGTSNTILAFEAGDNFKAWGDPTNFGNPVDYIGSGAKSAFRGGSHVMLGDGSVRFVSENIDPGVLEALSTPAGGEIVGEF
- the serC gene encoding 3-phosphoserine/phosphohydroxythreonine transaminase codes for the protein MTERIYNFSAGPAALPLPVLEQAQKDLISLGDTGIGILEHSHRSKAFLAVYEAAEALCRELAGVPENYKVLFVQGGASTQFFTIPMNLLSKDQTADYLVTGSWSKKAVKEAKMFGNVNVACSSEDQNFSYIPEEVNYSEKPAYVHFTSNNTIYGTEFASEPEVPGDTPLICDASSDIFSRPLDISKYGIVYAGAQKNLGPSGVTLVIIRDDLIEQGPSDIPTMLQYRTHSEAGSMYNTPPTFGIYILGQVLQWLKDQGGLSVMQEKNQAKAGKLYDYLDQSKLFKPTAAKKDRSLMNVTFVTGDADLDAKFIAQATAAGLDGLKGHRSVGGMRASIYNAFPEAGVDKLIETMSQFEQENAS
- a CDS encoding DUF1559 family PulG-like putative transporter, coding for MADWYLKRNEQITGPYSDQELEDLLTTGKITKTDLIRQGTDRQFQSADSLPEQFSRPHENVSSPIIARRRFDPVNLVLVLLIAVAILIPLLDMQFFRSSGRRRSVTKNHLKQIGLALHIYHEQNTTFPPGALSDSKDHPFQSWQALILPYLDHESVFKQIDFQKSWDAPENRPRSNTKSPST
- a CDS encoding phosphorylase family protein; amino-acid sequence: MNQPQDDKAHADIGLVCALPMEVQPFLDRCEHLKKYTGGSYVFRGGFLDRIKVAVVQTGVGFARARAATQALIDAHSPPWVLSIGFSGALRSGMRVGDIVVATSICDLHGQELTNDVHFPEDPENGLYVGRILNADEIVRTVEEKQKLAAEYDALAVDLESLAVAQVCHAQQRGFMAIRVISDDCSTDLPKEVLSILGETGAVRAGAALGAVFKRPESIKEMWKMRGDASRAATRLASFLEGVVVQLYDARH